The genomic window GCAGGTCGCCCACCTCGTCGAGGAAGAGCGTGCCCCCCTCCGCCACCGAGACCTTGCCGGCGGCGTCGCGGACGGCGCTGGTGAAGGCGCCGCGGACGTGGCCGAACAGCTCGCTCTCCAGCAGCTCGGCACTCAGGCTGGGGCAGCTCACCGTGACGAACGGGCCCTGGGCCCGCTTGCTCCAGGCGTGGAGCGCCCGAGCCAGGACGCCCTTGCCGGTGCCGCTCTCGCCGCGGACCAGGACGGCGGCCTCGGCCTGCGCGGCACGCCTGGCCAGTTCGAACGCCCGGCGCGTCGCGGGGTCGGGGCTGTCCAGCTCGGCCTCGGGGATCTCCGCGCGGACCTGGTCTTCCAGGTCGGCCACGCGGTCCTTCAGCCCCCGCAGCCGCCCCACGCGCTCGAGGATCGCCCGCACCTGCGCCGGGGTGAACGGCTTGGGCAGGAAATCGAACGCCCCCCGCCGCATCGCCTCCACGGCCAGGTCGATCGTCGCGTGCGCCGTGATGATCACGATCGCCAGCCGCGGCAAGTGGGCGAGCAGCGGCTCGATCAGGTCGAGCCCCGATTCCGTCCCGAGCCGCACGTCCACGAGCGCGACGTCGAAGCCCCCCTTCCCCGCCGCCGCGACCGCGGCCGGGACCGAGCCCGCCTCCTCGACGGCATGCCCGCCGACCTCGAACGTCGCCCGCAGCGTCCGCCGGATGTTCGGCTCGTCGTCGACGATCAGGATCCTCATGACCAGCGGGGTCCTCTGCTCGGGCGACGGGCCTTCCGGCCCACGAGCGATAGCAACGGAGGATTGGGCCCGTCGCAAACGAGGGCCGCTTCCCCTTGTGGGAGCCGGCTCCGTCCGGCGACCGCGCCGGCCTGGGCTCACCCGGTCGCCGGACGGAGCCGGCTCCCACGGGAGGCGTTCGCCGCTCGTGCGTGATCCGCCACGGTGATCGCCAGCGTATCCGGCCCCAGCGCACACAAGCAAGCTCCGGCGGAAGGGACGCACGAATCTCGCTCGACGGGACCGATCGGGAGCATCAGCCGGACGGTTGACCTTCGCTCCCTCGGCCTCCGTTGGAGTGCCGCTGGATGTCTTCCGGGAATCCGAGCCTCTTCAACTCGCGGTGGACGATGTCGGGGAACCGAGCGATCTTCCACATGGTCCGCACTCGCAACGGCAAGCGCGAATCGAGCTGGCGGAAGCAGAGCCCGAAACCAGTCGACATGAGGGGGTTCACCCCCGCGCTGCCTTCCATTCCTCATACCGGCGGTTGATCACCGGCGCAATTGCGTCGTAGTTGGCCCACGTGTCCTCGACGTGGTAAGTGCTGGGCAGCCCGCCGGCCAGCACTCGCTCGTAGTCTTCGATATAGGGGCCGTAGCCCTTCCCGCCCGCGCCGAGATAGTACGCCGCGCAGAAGGCTTTTCCCTCCTCGCTCATGTCCTCGTCCCAGAACTTGCCGTCGCACGCCCGGAACAGGAACTCTCGGCCGGTCATCTGCCGGGCGCGGACGGCTTCGAGCTCCTCGGGTGATTCTTCGTCGTGGAACTCGCCCTGGAGACCGTTATGGACGATCCAGGCCAGGAACATCCCGATGTGCGTACCTCCGCATTCCGGCGGCAACTCGGCCGGGAAGTCCCCCCCCGAGTGCCAGTCTGCACGATCGACCGACAAATTCGCGGCCTCCAGCGTGTCACAACTCGGACCACCGCGCCGACGGCGGACGTGACGGAGGCCAGTCCGCGCCTCTACGCTCATACTCAGTCTCGTCCGATGGGTTGGCGAGCATGGCGATGATGTGGCGAGCCAAGTGCTCCCTGATCTCGCGGTGCCGGGCTATCGGCCGGGACACGCCGGTGGCCGGGTTCTGATCCCGGTCGTGCCTGCCACCATGACGCACCAGCATGCACCCGGACCCCTCGATGGTGCGAACCGGGTCGACCCGCTTCATGGGATGACCAGGTCGTCGACCTTCCGGATGCCGGGAATCTCACCGCTGGTCAAATCCCGGTAGAGGTCGACCAGGTGCTCCTCGAGGTCCTCGAGGGAGTCGCCTTGGGTCCAGTAGTCGGGATATTCGAGGAGATACCCGAGGAATGCATCGCCGTCGTGCCAGTGGACGAACCGGAGGGTTTGCATGGAAGAGAATTCCGATAGCCAGTCGCCGAAAGCCCCCGGCCACACGAGCATCATACACGAGGCCGCTCGATCCGGGCCATCGCCGCGGCCGCGAGCCGGCTCCCAGGAGGCCCCCGCTCCATGCCCCGGATTCGGGCCGGCCGTCCGAGATGGCCGGGCGGTGGAGCCCCGGAACTCGGCCGTGCTGCGATGAGCGACGCCGACCGGGACCGAGCCAGCATCACGGCCGCATGGCATAGGGGGCCATGGCGGGATGGACGACCCGGCGCCAGTGGCCGCCCATGACGATGTCGTACGCGGTCCTCATCTGCATCGCGGCCTCGGCGGCCGGCATGGCACCGACGCCCGTGCAGAGGCCGGGGACGGCGAGGGCCCGGATGGGGCGTCGGGCCGCGGCGTTGTGGCGCAGGACCGCGACGAGCGCCGCTCGCATGGCCAGGTACGCGTTCAGGCTGTGGGGGACGCGCCCCGGGACGCGCATCGTCGGCGAGGCCACGACGAACGGCAGGCGGCGGCCCGGGAGCTCCACCACCACGGCCATGCCGACCGGGAGCTCGCCGTAGAAGTGCTCCGCGATGGCGTCCATCACGGCGCGCTGGGCGGCCCCGCGGTGGAAGTCGTCGATGGCCTTGTCGATGCCCCCGCCCATGTCGCCGAAGCTGTTGGCCGGGCTGACGATCGCCTCGCAATCGGCGTCGAGCAGGTCCCCCTCGACGACCTCGACCGCCGGCACGCCCCCGAACGCCGCGGCGAGCGCCCGCGCGACGCCGCCGTCGCGATCGCCGAGGGTGAGTCTCACCCCCTCAGGGGATGCCGGGTCGCCGAACGGCTTGAGAGTCGTCATGCGCCACCGACGGAATTTCGCGAGGACCGTGTGGACCATGGCGACTCCGCCCCTCCTCCGCCGAGCGGCCCAATCCGCCGCACAGTCCCTCAACCGAAGATCCGGCCCACCGCCATCCGCCAGCCGGTCACTGCGGGTTCGGCGTCGGCCTCCTGGCCGCGGGCGAAGACAGTCGGACGGCCGGGAGCTTCGGGCCGGTGCTTGCTCACCCGTTCGCGGATCGGATCCACGTCCCAGACGATCGCGGTGCCGGCCTCGAAGTAATCGGAGCGCTTCGCCGCCAGGGCTTCCTCGGCGGCGGCGCCGTAGTCGCTCTCGCTCCGGACCTCGACGGCGAACGCCGGCGCCCCCTCCAGGAACCGCATCTCGTCGGCCGGGAAGGGTCCGAGGAAGTAGGACGCATCCGGGGCGAACGATTGTCGCCCCGACGCGAGCGGCGGGACCGCAAAGCCCGTGTTGTCGGCGTAGGCCTCGCCTCGCCCGGTCGCTTCCGCGTGGTCGTCCAGGCTTCGAAAGATCCGCGAGGCGACGCGGCCCGGCTTCCGACCCATCGGCGACAGAGCCACGATCCCGCCCGCGATCAGCTCCGCATTGCCCTCGTGGCGAGCCAGGTTCTCGAGGGTGGCGGCGACTCGTGTTCCGGATGACATCAGGCTCCTCCGCTGGTCCCGACGAGCGGCCCCGATCACATTCGCACGATACTCGAGATCGCCTGATTCGGGCCATCGCGAACCGCGAACCATGACGCTCAACGCCTTGGGTCCAGCCCCTGCCAGCGGTGGGTCCAGCCGCCGGGGCTCTCGACGACGAGATGGCCGCCCTCGCGGCGGGACTTCAGGGGCTTCTCGTTCTCGTCCCTCAGGAATCGATCGGGCATCAGGCCGGACCTGACCAGCTCGTCGAGCGACTCGGGCACGCGATCGAAGGCGAGGCGGTAGGCGTAAATCGCCCGGCCGATGCCCAGCCGCACGAAGTGGGCCTCGTTGTGCGTCTTCACGGGCCGCGTCGCCGGCGGCGGGAGCTTCAGGAGGCGGAGCATCTCCACGGCCAGAGGGCGGCCGTCCTCGGACAGGAACGCGATTTGGTGCTTGCCCGCGGTCAACTCGACGGTCCCGAGCAGGAGGTCGAGCTCATCATCGCCCGGCGATCGCAGGTCGGCGTCCGCCACACGCTTCCCGTCGACCAGGATCTCATACTTGCCGTATTCGGGGCCCTGCATCCCGCTCAGGCGGGCGGCGTAGCGGCCGTCCTCGGCGACCGCGAACGGGATCGTCAGCCTCGCGCCGGGCTCGCGGTTGGGCCAGGCCAGGAGCGGCCGGGCGCCGAACATGCCCTCGGTGCGGATCTCGGGCTTCGCCGTGCCGGTGGCCCTGGCCTCGCGGAAGGCCCGCACGAAGTGCTCGTGACGCCAGGGGACCCGACGCTCGTTCCACGGCGGCAGCGACGCGAACCGCTTCGGCTCGCCGGCCTGGTACCAGAACGCCACGCTGCTGAGAAAGTCCGGGCGCTCCAGGTAGAAGCCCTGGAGGTCGTCCTCGTAGTTGCCCTTGTGCTCGATCGTCAGCCGGAGCGACTTCGCGAAG from Aquisphaera giovannonii includes these protein-coding regions:
- a CDS encoding sigma-54-dependent transcriptional regulator codes for the protein MRILIVDDEPNIRRTLRATFEVGGHAVEEAGSVPAAVAAAGKGGFDVALVDVRLGTESGLDLIEPLLAHLPRLAIVIITAHATIDLAVEAMRRGAFDFLPKPFTPAQVRAILERVGRLRGLKDRVADLEDQVRAEIPEAELDSPDPATRRAFELARRAAQAEAAVLVRGESGTGKGVLARALHAWSKRAQGPFVTVSCPSLSAELLESELFGHVRGAFTSAVRDAAGKVSVAEGGTLFLDEVGDLPTPLQPKLLRFLQERKYERVGDTATRAADVRIVAATNRDLEAAVAAGTFREDLFYRLNVVEIHLPPLRARTDLPDLADRLLAFFARQTGRRLTRFTDEARAAMTRHPWPGNLRELRNTIERGAILAEGPEVGLADLPDRIASPRAGAGPSAAGDRVEVGAQVSLDRLEEAHIRRILGSTNSREEAAHILGIDPSTLYRKRKQFGL
- a CDS encoding DUF7832 domain-containing protein, translating into MSVDRADWHSGGDFPAELPPECGGTHIGMFLAWIVHNGLQGEFHDEESPEELEAVRARQMTGREFLFRACDGKFWDEDMSEEGKAFCAAYYLGAGGKGYGPYIEDYERVLAGGLPSTYHVEDTWANYDAIAPVINRRYEEWKAARG
- a CDS encoding type II toxin-antitoxin system HicB family antitoxin; protein product: MQTLRFVHWHDGDAFLGYLLEYPDYWTQGDSLEDLEEHLVDLYRDLTSGEIPGIRKVDDLVIP
- a CDS encoding macro domain-containing protein is translated as MVHTVLAKFRRWRMTTLKPFGDPASPEGVRLTLGDRDGGVARALAAAFGGVPAVEVVEGDLLDADCEAIVSPANSFGDMGGGIDKAIDDFHRGAAQRAVMDAIAEHFYGELPVGMAVVVELPGRRLPFVVASPTMRVPGRVPHSLNAYLAMRAALVAVLRHNAAARRPIRALAVPGLCTGVGAMPAAEAAMQMRTAYDIVMGGHWRRVVHPAMAPYAMRP
- a CDS encoding Uma2 family endonuclease → MSSGTRVAATLENLARHEGNAELIAGGIVALSPMGRKPGRVASRIFRSLDDHAEATGRGEAYADNTGFAVPPLASGRQSFAPDASYFLGPFPADEMRFLEGAPAFAVEVRSESDYGAAAEEALAAKRSDYFEAGTAIVWDVDPIRERVSKHRPEAPGRPTVFARGQEADAEPAVTGWRMAVGRIFG